A genomic window from Candidatus Zixiibacteriota bacterium includes:
- a CDS encoding PhoH family protein — MNEDINDKKSVVVDLHGVDQRLIFGQNDAYLRVIETRFVAKIVARGDRVIVEGDPREVDLVVRLFQDLLTRTKQGDFITEQYLNYAIAMVRENGRGPAGDISTEALLTSALKKVIKPKTIGQTKYVDTVDRNDIVFAIGPAGTGKTYLACAMAVAALKTKRVNRVVFTRPAVEAGESLGFLPGDVRAKVDPYLRPVYDALYDMLQPDKIRNLLEMGVIEIAPLAFMRGRTLNQAFVVLDEAQNCTQAQMKMFLTRIGEESKAVITGDITQIDLADRRDSGLVKVQGILKGIPGIEYVYLTEKDVVRHHLVQKIIKAYERYEKSKRKA, encoded by the coding sequence ATGAACGAGGATATAAACGATAAGAAATCAGTCGTGGTCGATCTTCACGGGGTCGACCAGCGTTTGATTTTCGGTCAGAACGACGCTTACCTGCGGGTGATAGAAACCCGGTTTGTCGCCAAGATCGTCGCCCGGGGGGACCGGGTCATAGTGGAGGGGGATCCTCGCGAGGTCGACCTGGTGGTGCGGCTGTTTCAGGATTTGCTCACCCGCACCAAGCAGGGCGATTTCATTACTGAGCAGTACCTGAACTACGCGATAGCGATGGTTCGAGAGAATGGGCGCGGCCCGGCGGGCGATATTTCTACTGAGGCGCTCCTGACCAGCGCCCTGAAAAAAGTCATCAAGCCGAAAACAATAGGGCAGACGAAATATGTCGATACGGTGGATCGCAATGACATCGTTTTCGCGATCGGTCCGGCCGGCACCGGCAAAACCTACCTGGCGTGTGCTATGGCAGTTGCGGCCCTAAAGACCAAACGGGTAAATCGAGTGGTGTTCACTCGTCCGGCGGTCGAGGCGGGCGAATCGCTCGGCTTTCTGCCGGGCGACGTGCGTGCCAAGGTCGATCCTTATCTGCGGCCTGTTTATGACGCCCTGTATGATATGCTCCAGCCGGACAAGATTCGCAACCTTTTGGAGATGGGCGTAATCGAGATCGCGCCGCTGGCGTTCATGCGGGGGCGCACGCTGAATCAGGCCTTCGTCGTACTGGACGAAGCCCAGAATTGCACGCAGGCTCAGATGAAGATGTTTTTGACCCGAATCGGCGAGGAGTCCAAGGCGGTCATTACCGGCGACATTACTCAGATCGACCTGGCGGATCGCCGCGATTCCGGTCTGGTTAAAGTCCAGGGCATATTGAAAGGCATCCCCGGGATTGAGTATGTCTACCTGACCGAGAAGGATGTCGTGCGCCATCACCTCGTGCAGAAGATCATCAAGGCGTACGAGCGGTACGAGAAATCGAAGCGCA
- the aspS gene encoding aspartate--tRNA ligase, whose protein sequence is MPAYTELKRTHTCGQLRAADVGTQVRLNGWVNGYRHLGGLLFIDLRDRYGLTQVLIDPSDFEPAMLAEAERARHEFVVAVYGTVRLRPEGTVNPKMPTGEIEILCRQFHILSESKTPPFEIEDETSAKELLRLEYRYLDLRRRPLQEALKVRHRVTMIIREYMDRAGFYEIETPLLIRSTPEGARDYVVPSRIQKGKFYALPQSPQLLKQILMISGFDRYFQLARCLRDEDLRSDRQPEHTQLDLEMSYVTPEDVWDVIEGLMVELYDKLLGVKLSRPFPRYDYAEVMARWGIDKPDLRFGMELVDLTDIAGTSEFKVFAENVKSGGVVKGIVLEGGAGYSRKQLDELTELAKENGAGGLAYILRAPDGDKSPILKFIGDAVKHRLIERAGAAVGDALFIVSDKKLRTEMVLGQLRLHLGRQHGLMLPDQYRLLWVTHFPLFEFDESVGRFNAMHNIVSHPVESDLHLIDEGFTTSMHGSDPDHPWRRARALQYDLVTNGWEIGSGGQRINRRDLQEKILEILGIDRGRADRMFGFLLRALEYGAPPHAGVALGLDRLVALICGRSSIRDVIAFPKTTNASSLMDDAPSYLDPEQLEELGLIIKDDGAVH, encoded by the coding sequence TCTCTTCATTGATCTGCGGGATCGCTACGGGCTTACCCAGGTGCTGATTGACCCGAGTGACTTTGAGCCGGCGATGTTGGCCGAAGCGGAACGTGCTCGCCATGAATTCGTCGTTGCGGTCTACGGGACGGTACGTTTACGGCCTGAAGGTACGGTGAATCCCAAGATGCCGACCGGCGAAATCGAAATACTCTGCCGGCAGTTTCATATTCTCTCCGAATCCAAGACCCCACCGTTTGAGATCGAAGACGAAACCAGCGCCAAGGAGCTGCTGCGACTCGAATACCGCTATCTTGATTTGAGACGCCGCCCGCTTCAGGAAGCGCTCAAAGTGCGCCACCGGGTAACGATGATCATCCGTGAGTACATGGACCGGGCCGGGTTCTATGAAATCGAAACCCCGCTTCTGATTCGCTCTACGCCCGAGGGCGCGCGTGACTATGTCGTCCCGAGCCGGATTCAGAAAGGGAAGTTCTACGCCCTGCCGCAGTCGCCGCAGTTGCTCAAACAGATACTGATGATCTCCGGCTTTGACCGCTATTTCCAACTGGCGCGATGCCTTCGCGACGAGGACCTTCGCTCGGATCGCCAGCCCGAGCACACCCAGCTTGATCTCGAGATGTCTTATGTTACCCCAGAGGACGTTTGGGATGTAATCGAGGGGTTGATGGTTGAGCTGTACGACAAGCTGCTCGGTGTCAAGCTCAGCCGGCCGTTCCCCCGTTACGACTACGCCGAGGTGATGGCGCGCTGGGGTATCGACAAGCCCGACCTTCGCTTCGGCATGGAATTAGTCGATCTCACTGACATCGCCGGGACCAGCGAATTCAAGGTGTTCGCCGAAAACGTCAAGTCAGGCGGAGTAGTCAAGGGGATAGTTCTTGAAGGGGGCGCCGGGTACAGCCGTAAGCAGCTTGACGAACTAACCGAACTTGCCAAAGAAAACGGCGCAGGCGGGCTGGCGTATATCCTACGCGCGCCAGATGGCGACAAATCGCCGATTCTGAAGTTCATAGGCGACGCGGTCAAACACCGTCTGATAGAGAGAGCCGGAGCGGCAGTCGGCGATGCACTTTTCATCGTTTCCGACAAGAAACTCAGGACCGAGATGGTCCTCGGTCAGCTCCGGTTGCATCTTGGGCGGCAGCACGGTCTCATGCTTCCGGACCAGTACCGCCTGCTGTGGGTGACGCACTTTCCGCTGTTCGAATTCGATGAGTCTGTCGGGCGCTTCAACGCCATGCATAACATAGTTTCTCATCCGGTCGAAAGCGATCTACATCTTATAGACGAGGGCTTCACCACAAGTATGCACGGCTCCGATCCTGACCACCCCTGGCGCCGCGCCCGGGCGCTGCAGTACGATTTAGTCACCAACGGCTGGGAGATCGGCTCCGGCGGCCAGCGTATCAACCGTCGCGATCTGCAAGAGAAGATTCTGGAGATTCTGGGTATCGATCGCGGGCGCGCCGATCGGATGTTTGGCTTTCTCCTGCGGGCGTTGGAGTATGGCGCGCCGCCTCACGCCGGTGTTGCGCTCGGCCTCGATCGCCTGGTGGCGCTGATCTGCGGGCGGAGTTCCATTCGCGATGTTATCGCCTTCCCCAAGACAACCAACGCCTCGTCGCTCATGGACGACGCCCCCTCGTATCTCGATCCGGAGCAGTTAGAGGAACTCGGGTTGATCATCAAGGATGACGGAGCGGTGCATTAG